The Oncorhynchus masou masou isolate Uvic2021 unplaced genomic scaffold, UVic_Omas_1.1 unplaced_scaffold_4526, whole genome shotgun sequence DNA segment ACCCAGTTgggagaaactcttcccacactcaGAGCAtgaataaggcttctctcctgtatgtattcgCTGGTGGCATTTTAAAATATCCAATCGgatgaaactcttcccacagtcagggcaggagtaaggcttctctcctgtatgtattcgCTGGTGACATTTTAAGTGGTTCTGTTgagagaaactcttcccacagtcagagcaggagtaaggcttctctccagtatgAATATGTTGGTGTTTTTGTAAATGGATATGTTGAGAGaacctcttcccacagtcagagcaggagtaaggcttctctccagtgtgcacTCTCTGATGAATTGTCAGAGTTCCTGATGTTGtgaagctcttcccacagtcagtacAGGAATACGgattctctcctgtatgtatacgttcatgcgTTTTAAAGGTATCCAATCGGGAGAAAGTCTTCCCACAGTCAGTACAGGAATACGGATTATTTCCTGTATGTATATGTTCATGAATTTTTAAGGTATCCAAGCGGGAGAaagtcttcccacagtcagagcaggaataCGGGTTCTCGCCAGTGTGTATTTTTAGGTGTGTTTTTAGCTTTGATAGAATTGGGAAAATCTCCTCACAATGTGGGCAGTGGTGAGACCTCTTAGCTCTGTGATCTTCCGGCTGTTGCTCTCTGACATGGTCTCCTGTGTGAAGAACATCAGaagaaccagtcagttggtgTGTTATACATGTCAATCAATTGTATAtgatgaagccctttttacatctgcAGTTGTCAGAAAGTGCTTTACAAAAACCCAAAGAGcaagcagatgtagaagcacagcagccaggaaaaactccctagaagtcaggaacctagaaagaaac contains these protein-coding regions:
- the LOC135535156 gene encoding zinc finger protein 239-like; this translates as LTCITHQLTGSSDVLHTGDHVREQQPEDHRAKRSHHCPHCEEIFPILSKLKTHLKIHTGENPYSCSDCGKTFSRLDTLKIHEHIHTGNNPYSCTDCGKTFSRLDTFKTHERIHTGENPYSCTDCGKSFTTSGTLTIHQRVHTGEKPYSCSDCGKRFSQHIHLQKHQHIHTGEKPYSCSDCGKSFSQQNHLKCHQRIHTGEKPYSCPDCGKSFIRLDILKCHQRIHTGEKPYSCSECGKSFSQLGNLKTHQLIHKGEKPYSCSDCGKCFTTSTDVKVHKRAHTGEKPYYCSDCGKSFSRLFTLTTHQRIHKGEKPHQFSQTS